The genomic stretch GAAAGTAAGTGAAGAAAAAGCTAAGTTAGGTGGGAATGTAAAATGATATTAATGATTGATAATTATGATTCATTTACCTATAATCTTGTTCAATATTTAGGTGAATTAGGAGAAGAGTTACTTGTAAAGCGAAATGACGAAATTACATTGGATGAAATTGAAGAGCTAAATCCTTCTTACTTAATGATTTCACCTGGTCCTTGTACACCGAATGAAGCTGGAATCAGTTTAAAAGCAATTGAACACTTTGCTGGAAAAATTCCAATTTTAGGTGTTTGTTTAGGTCATCAAGCAATTGCTCAAGTATTTGGTGGAGATGTAGTACGTGCTGAACGCTTAATGCACGGAAAAACATCGGCGATTACGCACGAAGGTCTAGGGTTATTTAGTGACTTACCATCACCGATTGATGTGACGAGATACCACTCTTTAATTGTTAAGAAAGAGACATTCCCTAAAGAACTTGAAGTAACTGCATGGACGAATGAAGGAGAAATCATGGCTTTAAAACATAAGTCATTACCAATAGAAGGCGTACAGTTTCATCCGGAATCAATTATGTCGCAGTTCGGTAAAGAAATGCTTAGAAACTTCCTAAATGCATACAAACCTTCTAGGAGTACAATATGAAAATTTATTATAATGGAGAATTCTTAAATGACAATGAAGTCAAGATTTCTCCATATGATCATGGTTTTTTATATGGCTTAGGTGTATTTGAAACATTTCGAATCTATAATGGCCATCCATTCTTGTTGTTTGACCATTTAAACCGCTTAAGAAATTCGTTATTGAACTTAAATATTGAATGGAAATTATCGGATGAGGAAATCCAGTCGATTTTGAATAGGTTAATGGAGTTAAATAAATTAAAAGATGCTTATATCCGTTTGAATGTTTCAGCGGGGGCAGGAGAAATCGGTCTATATACGGGGAATTATACAAATCCAAATACGATTATTTTTATTAAACCGATGCATGAAAGTAAGATAGTGGAGAAGGAAGGGGTAATTTTAAATACCCCTCGAAACTCTCCCGAGGGCAAGGAACGTTTAAAGTCGCATCATTATTTAAATAATATTATTGGGAAAAAAGAAATCGGCAATTCACCTAGCATAGAAGGAATTTTCTTAAATAAAGATGGTTATCTTTCAGAAGGAATTGTCTCAAATTTGTTCTTTATTAAACAAAATAAACTATACACGCCACATGTTGATACGGGAATATTGAATGGTATAACGAGGCAATTTGTAATCCATTGGGCACAATTAAAAGGCGTTTCGGTTGAGGAAGGGTATTTTACAGAGCAAGAGTTGAATGAAGCGGATGAAATATTCATCTCAAACTCGATTCAAGAAATTATTCCTGTTACAGTAATTGGTGAGCGTTTTTATAATGTTAGTGAAAGTAGTATCATTAGAGATTTGCAGAAGGATTATCAATCTTATCGTAATTCTTTATTCAGTATGAATGAAATGGAAAGAAGTGAACTAACTTGAGAAGAGCAACAAAACCGTTGATTTGTGGAAACTATTCATTACCAATTCAGAATGAGACGATTGTAATGGGTATTTTAAATATGACACCAGACTCTTTTTCTGATGGTGGTCGATATAATGAAATTGAATTAGCGATAAAGCATGCAAAGAAATTAATTGCAGATGGAGCAAAAATTATTGATGTTGGTGGAGAATCAACAAGACCTGGAGCTGCTATAGTTGATGAGGAAGAAGAATTAAAAAGGGTAGTTCCTATTATTAAAGCTTTGTCGACGGAAATTAATGTTCCGATTTCAATAGATACATATAAATCTGAAGTAGCTAAACAAGCTGTTGAAGCAGGAGCTACAATCATTAATGATGTTTGGGGTGCGAAGAAAGACCCTAAAATCGTAGAAGTTGCGGCAGCATACAATGTTCCAATTTGCTTAATGCATAATCGAACTGACGAAAATTATTATAGTTTGATGAGCGATGTTGTCTGTGATCTAGTTGAAAGTATTCAAATTGCAAAGCGCGCAGGTGTAAAGGATGAAATGATTATATTGGATCCTGGTGTTGGTTTCGCGAAGTCTGCTGAGCAAAACTTAGAAGTGTTAAATCAGATGGAACAAATCAAAGCATTGGATTATCCGGTGTTACTTGGTACGTCACGAAAAAGATTTATTGGAGAAGTTCTTGGTACGGATGTGCATGAGCGGATGGAAGGAACGGGTGCAACAGTTTGTTTAGGCATTACGAAAGGATGCGAAATTGTACGAGTACATGATGTACTAGCAATTTCTCGTATGACTAAAATGATGGATGCAATGTTAAAGATTGGAGTAAATAATGGATAAAATTTATGTAACCGGTATGAAATTTTATGGATACCATGGTGTCTTTAAAGAAGAGAAAACATTGGGCCAACGATTTAATGTTGATTTAATTGTCGAATTAGATACAAAAAAAGCAGGAGAAACAGATGATTTGGCGTATTCAGTAAGTTACGCAGATTTATTTAAAACATGTGAGGAAGTTGTTCAAGGTAAGTCTTATGATTTGGTTGAATCTGTAGCTGAAGAAATTGCTAAACAAATATTAAATACATACGAATTAATCCAACAATGTACTGTAAAAGTGATAAAACCAGACCCGCCAATACCAGGACATTATGATTTCGTAGCAGTTGAGATAACAAGAGGTCGCATATGAAAAATGAGTCGTATTTAAGTTTAGGAACGAATATAGGCGATCGAGAAGGATTTCTTACAAAGGCCATTAAGGAATTAGTTGAGCATTCCGATATTCAAGTAGAACAAATATCTTCTATATACGAAACGGACCCGGTTGGTTACGTAGACCAAGATCCGTTTTTAAATCTAGTCATTAAAATTTCTACCAATTTGACTCCACTACAATTACTTGATGTTACTCAAGGAATCGAAAATAGTCTTGGTAGAAAAAGGGAATTACGTTGGGGTCC from Arthrobacter citreus encodes the following:
- the folP gene encoding dihydropteroate synthase, producing the protein MGILNMTPDSFSDGGRYNEIELAIKHAKKLIADGAKIIDVGGESTRPGAAIVDEEEELKRVVPIIKALSTEINVPISIDTYKSEVAKQAVEAGATIINDVWGAKKDPKIVEVAAAYNVPICLMHNRTDENYYSLMSDVVCDLVESIQIAKRAGVKDEMIILDPGVGFAKSAEQNLEVLNQMEQIKALDYPVLLGTSRKRFIGEVLGTDVHERMEGTGATVCLGITKGCEIVRVHDVLAISRMTKMMDAMLKIGVNNG
- the folK gene encoding 2-amino-4-hydroxy-6-hydroxymethyldihydropteridine diphosphokinase; this encodes MKNESYLSLGTNIGDREGFLTKAIKELVEHSDIQVEQISSIYETDPVGYVDQDPFLNLVIKISTNLTPLQLLDVTQGIENSLGRKRELRWGPRTIDLDILLYNHENIEVENLRIPHPRMFERSFVLIPLNEINQSLEIETKFLEDKGVRLWKLKSGGDGLGLLEN
- the pabA gene encoding aminodeoxychorismate/anthranilate synthase component II, with amino-acid sequence MILMIDNYDSFTYNLVQYLGELGEELLVKRNDEITLDEIEELNPSYLMISPGPCTPNEAGISLKAIEHFAGKIPILGVCLGHQAIAQVFGGDVVRAERLMHGKTSAITHEGLGLFSDLPSPIDVTRYHSLIVKKETFPKELEVTAWTNEGEIMALKHKSLPIEGVQFHPESIMSQFGKEMLRNFLNAYKPSRSTI
- the pabC gene encoding aminodeoxychorismate lyase, giving the protein MKIYYNGEFLNDNEVKISPYDHGFLYGLGVFETFRIYNGHPFLLFDHLNRLRNSLLNLNIEWKLSDEEIQSILNRLMELNKLKDAYIRLNVSAGAGEIGLYTGNYTNPNTIIFIKPMHESKIVEKEGVILNTPRNSPEGKERLKSHHYLNNIIGKKEIGNSPSIEGIFLNKDGYLSEGIVSNLFFIKQNKLYTPHVDTGILNGITRQFVIHWAQLKGVSVEEGYFTEQELNEADEIFISNSIQEIIPVTVIGERFYNVSESSIIRDLQKDYQSYRNSLFSMNEMERSELT
- the folB gene encoding dihydroneopterin aldolase; its protein translation is MDKIYVTGMKFYGYHGVFKEEKTLGQRFNVDLIVELDTKKAGETDDLAYSVSYADLFKTCEEVVQGKSYDLVESVAEEIAKQILNTYELIQQCTVKVIKPDPPIPGHYDFVAVEITRGRI